The following proteins are encoded in a genomic region of Oryctolagus cuniculus chromosome 13, mOryCun1.1, whole genome shotgun sequence:
- the LOC100008964 gene encoding LOW QUALITY PROTEIN: large ribosomal subunit protein eL18 (The sequence of the model RefSeq protein was modified relative to this genomic sequence to represent the inferred CDS: inserted 1 base in 1 codon), with amino-acid sequence MGVNIRHNKDRKVWRKEPKSQDIYLRLLVKLYRFLARRTNSTFNQVVLKRLFLSRTNWLPLSLSRMIRKMKLPGQENKTPVVVGTITDDVRVQEVPKLKVCALHVTSRACSRILKAGXLTFDQLALDSPKGRGTGLLSGPRKGREVYRHFRKAPRTPHSHTKPYVRSKGRKFERARGRRASRGYKN; translated from the exons ATGGGAGTCAACATTCGCCACAACAAGGACCGGAAGGTTTGGCGCAAGGAGCCCAAGAGCCAGGACATCTACCTGCGGCTGCTGGTCAAGCTGTACAGGTTCCTGGCCAGACGCACCAACTCCACCTTCAACCAGGTGGTGCTGAAGAGGCTGTTCTTGAGCCGCACCAACTGGCTGCCCCTGTCCCTGTCGCGGATGATCCGGAAGATGAAGCTTCCCGGCCAGGAAAACAAAACCCCCGTGGTCGTGGGGACCATCACTGATGACGTGCGGGTCCAGGAGGTGCCCAAGCTGAAGGTGTGCGCCCTGCACGTGACCAGCCGTGCCTGCAGCCGCATTCTCAAGGCCG GCCTCACCTTCGACCAGCTGGCCCTGGACTCCCCCAAGGGCCGAGGCACGGGCCTGCTCTCCGGTCCCCGCAAGGGCCGAGAGGTGTACCGGCATTTCCGCAAGGCCCCCAGAACCCCACACAGCCACACCAAACCCTACGTGCGCTCCAAGGGCAGGAAGTTCGAGCGCGCCAGAGGCAGACGGGCCAGCCGGGGCTACAAGAACTAA